From a single Fusobacterium sp. DD2 genomic region:
- a CDS encoding TRAP transporter large permease subunit — MKIIDKLEEWIGGTLFMGMFVILVLQILARQVFRSPLTWSEELAGLIFVYVGMLGISMGIRSQSHVLIDFLFTRFSPKVQKVVFTISQIIIFICIIFMGYLGNILYKKKWIFELVSLKISSGWMYLAMPVVAILMIYRFYQAYKENYENGKVLIKPIFFVIAFIAIVAILAVNPKLFDVLRLSNYIHIAQYAGFVTIAVWLVMIFAGVPVGWSLMAATLFYFSLGRWNVVYFASAKLIDSLNSFSLLSVPFFILTGILMNGSGITERIFNFAKALLGHYTGGMGHVNVAASLIFSGMSGSAIADAGGLGQLEIKAMRDEGYDDDLCGGITAASCIIGPLVPPSISMIIYGVIANQSIAKLFLAGFVPGVLTTIALMIMNYFICKKRGYRKAKKCTFKEQVHAFKESFWALLTPVIIIGGIFSGLFTPTEAAVVAAMYSVILGAFIYKELTLTSFFKHCVEAMAISGVTVLMIITVTFFGDMIAREQIAMKIAHGFMHFADSKLTVLIMINALLLFLGMFIDALALQFLVLPMLIPVAANVGIDLIFFGVMTTLNMMIGILTPPMGMALFVVAQVGKMPVSTVTKGVLPFLIPIFLTLVTITIFPSIITFLPNLIMG, encoded by the coding sequence ATGAAAATTATTGATAAGTTAGAAGAGTGGATCGGAGGAACTCTGTTTATGGGGATGTTTGTCATCCTTGTATTACAAATACTTGCAAGACAGGTATTTAGAAGCCCTCTGACTTGGAGTGAGGAACTTGCAGGTTTGATATTTGTTTACGTTGGGATGCTAGGAATCAGTATGGGAATAAGAAGTCAGTCACATGTACTTATAGATTTCCTATTTACAAGATTCTCACCTAAGGTGCAAAAAGTTGTTTTTACAATATCTCAAATTATAATATTTATCTGTATAATATTTATGGGATATTTAGGAAATATTTTATACAAGAAAAAATGGATATTTGAACTTGTATCACTTAAGATATCTAGTGGATGGATGTATTTAGCAATGCCAGTTGTTGCAATACTTATGATTTATCGTTTCTATCAGGCATATAAAGAGAACTATGAAAATGGAAAAGTTCTAATAAAACCTATATTTTTCGTAATAGCATTTATAGCCATAGTTGCTATACTTGCTGTTAACCCTAAATTATTTGATGTTTTAAGACTTTCTAACTATATTCATATTGCACAATATGCAGGATTTGTAACAATTGCAGTATGGCTTGTAATGATATTTGCTGGAGTACCTGTAGGTTGGTCACTAATGGCAGCAACACTTTTCTACTTCTCGTTAGGAAGATGGAATGTAGTGTACTTTGCTTCAGCAAAACTAATAGACAGTTTAAACAGTTTCAGCTTGTTAAGTGTGCCATTCTTTATCCTTACTGGAATACTTATGAATGGTTCAGGTATCACAGAGAGAATATTTAACTTTGCAAAAGCTTTACTTGGTCACTATACTGGAGGTATGGGACACGTTAACGTAGCAGCTTCCCTAATATTCTCAGGAATGTCTGGTTCAGCTATAGCAGATGCTGGAGGACTTGGACAACTTGAGATAAAAGCTATGAGAGATGAAGGTTATGATGATGACCTTTGTGGAGGTATCACTGCAGCTTCATGTATCATAGGACCACTTGTTCCACCTAGTATCAGTATGATTATATATGGAGTTATTGCAAACCAGTCAATAGCAAAACTATTCCTGGCTGGATTTGTTCCAGGTGTTTTAACTACAATAGCTCTAATGATAATGAACTATTTTATATGTAAAAAAAGAGGTTATAGAAAGGCTAAGAAATGTACTTTTAAAGAGCAGGTACACGCATTTAAAGAATCTTTCTGGGCACTACTTACACCTGTTATAATAATTGGAGGAATTTTCTCAGGACTATTTACTCCTACTGAAGCAGCTGTTGTTGCAGCTATGTATTCAGTAATTTTAGGAGCATTTATCTATAAAGAACTTACTCTTACATCTTTCTTCAAACACTGTGTTGAAGCAATGGCAATCAGTGGTGTTACAGTTCTTATGATTATAACTGTTACATTCTTTGGAGATATGATAGCAAGAGAACAGATAGCTATGAAGATAGCTCATGGATTTATGCACTTTGCTGACTCTAAGCTTACAGTACTTATAATGATTAATGCACTTCTACTATTCTTAGGAATGTTTATAGATGCATTAGCACTTCAATTCTTAGTACTGCCAATGCTTATACCAGTAGCGGCAAATGTTGGAATAGACTTGATATTCTTTGGAGTAATGACAACTCTTAATATGATGATTGGAATCTTAACTCCACCTATGGGAATGGCACTATTTGTAGTTGCACAAGTAGGTAAAATGCCAGTTAGTACGGTAACCAAAGGGGTATTACCATTCTTGATACCTATATTCTTAACTCTAGTTACAATTACTATATTCCCATCAATAATAACATTCCTTCCAAACTTAATAATGGGATAA
- a CDS encoding ROK family protein: MKVIGIDIGGTAVKYGLLRENGTILSTGEFPTDCSKGVENLFNNICKVIDENLSSEILGIAVSGTGQIDGSIGKVIGGNPIIPGWIGTNLVERLENKYNLPAVLENDVNCAALGEKWIGAGKGAKNFICLTIGTGIGGGIILNDDIFRGDTCVAGEFGHIQIVKDGVECLCGKKGCFERYASATALVRMVKEETGKELNGKEIFDLEKSGDEKIRKIVDRWIDYFTDGLSTIAYIFNPSLIVIGGGVTKQGDYLLNRVLKSLDGKLGENYKKNLKVKFAELGNNAGMLGAEYLLLKKIGKI, translated from the coding sequence ATGAAAGTAATTGGAATTGATATTGGAGGTACTGCTGTAAAGTATGGACTTCTAAGAGAAAATGGAACTATCCTTTCAACAGGGGAGTTCCCTACAGACTGCTCAAAAGGAGTAGAAAATCTTTTTAATAATATTTGTAAAGTAATTGATGAAAATCTATCATCAGAGATTTTAGGAATTGCTGTATCAGGAACTGGACAGATAGATGGAAGCATAGGTAAAGTAATTGGAGGAAATCCAATTATACCTGGATGGATTGGAACAAATCTGGTAGAAAGACTGGAAAATAAATATAATCTTCCAGCAGTTCTTGAAAATGATGTTAACTGTGCAGCATTGGGAGAAAAGTGGATAGGTGCTGGAAAAGGTGCTAAAAACTTTATCTGCCTTACTATTGGAACAGGTATTGGTGGAGGTATCATATTAAATGATGATATCTTTAGAGGTGATACATGTGTTGCTGGAGAGTTTGGACATATTCAAATAGTAAAAGATGGAGTGGAATGTCTTTGTGGTAAAAAAGGATGCTTTGAAAGATATGCATCAGCTACTGCACTTGTTAGAATGGTGAAAGAGGAAACAGGAAAAGAGCTCAATGGAAAAGAGATTTTTGACCTTGAAAAATCTGGAGATGAAAAGATAAGAAAGATAGTTGACAGATGGATTGATTATTTTACTGATGGACTTAGCACTATTGCATATATATTTAACCCTTCACTTATAGTGATAGGTGGTGGAGTTACAAAGCAAGGTGATTATCTTTTAAATAGAGTATTAAAAAGTCTAGATGGAAAACTTGGAGAAAATTATAAGAAAAATCTGAAAGTAAAATTTGCAGAACTTGGAAATAATGCCGGTATGCTTGGAGCAGAGTATCTTTTACTTAAAAAGATTGGTAAAATATAA
- a CDS encoding YhcH/YjgK/YiaL family protein, which yields MIYGEIKDIKTYKGISEELDKAIDFIAAGKYKNPKVGKNVIDGDVIYFNCPDAPKTKAEEDGFYETHKKYIDIHVVLEGDEVIGYTDDVKVTKAYDEAGDCEIAQGKTKMHIHLDNTRFLALFPGEPHMALIKYGVNPETIKKVIFKVLAK from the coding sequence ATGATATACGGAGAAATTAAGGATATTAAAACATATAAGGGAATATCAGAAGAGTTGGATAAAGCTATAGATTTTATAGCTGCAGGAAAATATAAAAATCCAAAAGTTGGGAAAAACGTTATAGATGGAGATGTAATTTATTTCAATTGCCCTGATGCTCCAAAAACTAAAGCTGAGGAAGATGGATTCTATGAAACTCATAAAAAATATATAGATATCCATGTAGTTTTAGAAGGAGACGAAGTAATTGGATATACTGATGATGTAAAAGTAACTAAAGCATATGATGAAGCTGGAGATTGTGAAATTGCTCAAGGAAAGACTAAGATGCACATCCATCTTGATAACACAAGATTCTTAGCACTATTCCCAGGAGAGCCACATATGGCACTTATAAAATATGGTGTAAATCCAGAGACTATTAAGAAAGTAATATTTAAAGTATTGGCAAAATAA
- a CDS encoding N-acetylmannosamine-6-phosphate 2-epimerase, giving the protein MNRLNEVKGKLIVSCQALPDEPLHSSFIMGRMAYAALVGGASGIRANTVVDIQEIKKNVKLPIIGIIKEQYGDNQVYITPTMKEIDALAAEGVDVIAIDGTKRERPDGRKLEDLMKEAKSKYPDQVFMADISCVEEAVEAQRVGFDIVGTTLVGYTSYTKGNDPLTELEKVVKAVTIPVIGEGNLDTPAKARKALELGAFAVVVGGAITRPQQITKKFVTEMSK; this is encoded by the coding sequence ATGAATAGACTAAATGAAGTAAAAGGAAAACTTATTGTTTCTTGTCAGGCATTACCTGATGAACCATTACACAGTTCATTTATTATGGGAAGAATGGCATATGCAGCACTTGTAGGAGGAGCTTCTGGAATAAGGGCTAACACAGTTGTTGATATTCAGGAGATTAAAAAGAATGTTAAACTTCCAATAATAGGAATAATAAAAGAGCAATATGGTGATAACCAGGTATACATTACACCAACAATGAAAGAGATAGATGCATTAGCAGCTGAAGGTGTAGATGTAATTGCTATAGATGGTACTAAAAGAGAGAGACCAGATGGTCGTAAGCTTGAAGATCTAATGAAAGAAGCAAAGTCTAAGTATCCAGATCAGGTTTTTATGGCAGATATCTCATGTGTAGAGGAAGCCGTAGAAGCTCAAAGGGTTGGATTTGACATCGTAGGAACTACACTTGTTGGATATACAAGTTACACTAAGGGAAATGACCCTTTAACAGAGTTAGAAAAGGTAGTTAAAGCAGTAACTATACCTGTAATTGGTGAGGGAAATCTTGATACTCCAGCTAAAGCAAGAAAAGCACTTGAATTAGGAGCTTTTGCAGTAGTTGTAGGAGGAGCTATAACAAGACCTCAACAGATAACAAAGAAATTCGTAACAGAGATGTCAAAGTAA